From Acipenser ruthenus chromosome 36, fAciRut3.2 maternal haplotype, whole genome shotgun sequence:
TTATGCCctgtgagtttgaactacaaaaCATTGATGGGCATTGCTTTTGTTTGTAGGACGTTGATCAGAATTACCTGGCTAAGATCACAGAGGGCTTCTCCGGGGCGGACCTCACTGAGATTTGTCAGCGAGCTTGCAAGCTGGCCATCCGAGAAGCTATCGAGGTGGAGATCAGaatggagagggagagacagagccATCCAGAGACAGCCATGGTGAGTGCAGACAGAATCCCACTCCACGGTGAAGCAGACACCTCAGACCCTTCTGAATTGAGAGGCTGACTGATTTGGACCTCACGCTCATCTCATATAAACATTTGGATCAAGGCTCATCCCTCCCCACCTACTAAGGGGATCTTATTTAGAAGACACATAAAATATGTGTCATCCATGCCATTGAGTTAAACAAGCAATAGTAACGCCTTCAACGATGCAAACACAATACATTCAAgaagtcacacaatactgtagtATAGATTGCAAGGCTGTACTTTTAaacttataattagggcttctaactgttggttttaactgataaaaaaaaaaaaacccatacaaCACCCCTGATGCAAAAACATATAcaataaacaccgaaaaaacactggaaatggttactcaattcacattgactcgACCCCTTTCCCcgtaaaaataaatagaaaattgcgtatgaaaataatcaaaaataCTTTCCCAATgtagttgggcaatgtccctccttcctgacttataattcgcattgatttgttctgaatactttaaccccaccccaactactgagtggtaGCAAATAACTACATTTCTATAGGATTGTACACGCTTCCCGAGATTTAAAAAGAGATTACAATTTATTACGGAGCATTGTTCTTGCTCACGAgacttaaagctatattacagttcaatagggTTGATTTACACTcacgtggaatttaaaacagaattgcaaattgtggcgaaatgtaaaaaaaatgcttaaacacacaaaaaaccccagaagaatgtgcctgtgaccataaggattttgttgtggaagacagcaaaggaaagaaggtacaaacgTGCAAGTACTGtgcaaaaactgacaaaaattttggaaagtaaccgaaaactaTTATTtcgtacagtaaataaaaagcgAAAGCTAGCTACTGGGAAGAGAGGCAGCATCTGAAAAGAGTTTTAAACATGGTATTCTTACATGTAGTTTATGGAGGGTTTGATACATGAGCAGTTGTATTGGGCAGGCAGGATGATGTGGGGCCCTggtgactgtgtgtgtctctctgcaggaAGAGGACTCAGACCCAGTCCCTGAGATCAGGAAGGATCACTTTGAGGAGGCCATGAGATTCGCACGCCGCTCCGTCAGCGACAATGACATACGCAAGTACGAGATGTTCTCTCAGACCCTGCAGCAGAGCAGGGGCTTCGGGACCTTCAGGTGAGAGCAGAAGAGCCAGGATCTGCAATCCACTCATACTAAGGTTATTCGTTATTTATCCCCATTAGCACCTAGCCTGTAAATCTTGCTTTCTAAGGTgtctagcggctgatgagttaataatactgacatcaacaTCAGACATGTACTTACCTCTAGAATACAGAGAGCTTTTGTCTTGAACTGCGAGGTTAGCGGTTTGTGATGAGCCCTTGCCTTCACATTCAATTGAAAAGGCTGACATGCCCAGCTGTTACAgcctgtgtttctgtgctgttttgttcCAGATTCCCCTCTGGGACCCAGTCTGGCAGTGGAGAGAGTTCAGGACAGGGAGACAGTGACCGGGGAAACCTCTACAGAGACGAGGGAGATGAGGACCTGTACCAGTGAAACAGTAAAGACGAGGGCCCAAGACAGCACACAGCCTGGGGCTCGCCTGCACACTGCCTGGTAGCATGACTGGATACACAGCCTGGGCCCTCAACAAAGTGTCCCCATGGCGCTTTGCCACCAGTATATTGAACCGGGTTTAggaaataaatataaatcacCTGTGTCATGCACTTGGCTTTGTAAGTCTCGCCTGAAAgactttaaaaaatgatctctGGTACAGtattaggttaaagaaatgtgtttgcgAGCCATGCTTTCATCTAGTcctgcacttcctaggtcagttCACCTGGTGAGTGCTTCTCCTGGTGAGTGACTTGCtttgctttgcagccagtgatGTGGCCTCAGAAGACACTGACGACACTGACTGACTACCCCAAAGTAAGGCATGAGATTTCTGAAACAGTAGCTCAGTTTTGAACCTTTTTCTGCATTGTTAGCTTCAGTTTCAGAAACCATGTTGTCaaatctgattttatttattaatttttttaagtaattgtagctaataaaaCAGTTCCAGAAAATGTGtttgccatgcacatccattcattatttatgtttaacatgtattttaatagctggtactacactaggttaaagaaaactgtttacaagccatgcttttagactgtcttgtcTTTCCTGAGTCATTTCAACTAGAAGGTAAAattatccccaccccttcactggcttcttttctGTCAACAACCAATCAGCcccttcccctattgactgacatacttTCAGCCAATAACAAGCTTTGACTCAGTGCAAACAgatgagaataaggcatagaaaacGAAAGCTTCCTTTAATCTAAAATATTACCAGATATCgtgattttatattaaaatacacatgggCTGTaacgtgtttgttttaaaactgctCATCTGAGATGTATGTAGTTAATGGAAGTGCAACACAGGTAAGATCAATTGAATGAATTTGCTAGCTACAATTACTCAGTCAGTTTATATTTGCCCTCATCAATATTGAACTTGATTTGCTATGACTTTCCAACAAGATCAGAACAGGAACacacttgtttatttttattttgtattatttctgtgATGATTTCACTGAGTTCAAGAGCTGCTCTTCTCTGCTAGTTACCTGCCATAGACGTATAACCAGGGCAAGATCAGCCAGAGTGTCTTTATGaaaaagtaagagccagcgccatctagctAGAAGTTATTACTGGCAAAGCAAACAACAACAATAGCAAAGCTGTGCCCAGATGCTGCTGGCTCTGACTTCTTGCCTGTCaaaggcaactggaactgaacaCCTTCAAAGTAACGACGCTTTTTTCTCGTTACAGAGACACATACGTTTTTTTAGTATAATTAACTTGACAAATACTAGGGTTGATTTCATTAAGATTGTcatttagttgtatttcttttggGTTAAAGAGCAAGTAACATAAGAAAAATAAGAacgtttacagacgagaggaggccattcggcccatcttgctctcttggttgttagtagcttattgatcccagaatctcatcaagcagcttcttgaaggatcccaaggtatctgcttcaacaacattactggggagttggttccagaccctcacaattctgtgtaaaaaaagtgccttctattttctgttctgaatgcctctttatctaatctccatttgtgacccctggtccttgtttcttttatcaggtcgaaaaagtcccctgggtcgacattgtcaataccttttaggattttgaatgtttgaatcagatcaccacgtagtcttctttgttcaattcttttagcctgtctgcatacgacatgccttttaaacccgggataattctggttgctcttctttgcacttttcctagagcagcaatatcctctaGTAGTGCAAAGACAAGGGTAAGGTggaatatacagtaatccgtcgcttATACGACTGCAGTGGGAGCAGAGTAaggggcggatatgtaaaaagtcagatgaatgaatcctgttttaaataccattatacacagctgtaacaattattatattcacacaatttttgttttaagattcagcttttattaggcagCTCCCCTatatcccttgtttagaaagatacagggtattaatgcttgtgacagaatatccatctgccgtgtgggtgcgtgcgttcgctgttgagtgacaggcaggagaacgagacggaggttgaagttgatacgccccctgcaggagaacaggatttatttacaaatcaacactgaacagctcacatgacactaccagcaaagGCAGCACACGGAACACATACAGCACAATGTACggaaactttggtgggatctacaatctctgaactaatcttctctgttctaTAATAACAGCTTGATCGTGGCGGATATGCGATGGGCGGATacacgatggattactgtataaaGAAACATTTGAAGCCAGTTGCCCGTGGTTTGAGTTGCCTCTACAGCTTCCCTCGGTAGACTGAGCTGAGGGAGTCTACAAGTTGCTACAAGTTTGCCTCCCTGGATTTCTTACCCCTCGTGTCATCTATAAACCTAACGGTGTCTTGCTTTACTTTAGTACTGGTGGCAACCCAGTCCCCATTGTGTCTCTGCCCCTCACTCTGGACAGACAAGATATTTTACACgtggagtgtctgtgtgtgtgtattaatgtGAGTGTGTTTGATGTGCGTTTACAGAATAAATCAGAGTCCTTGGTTACTTACCCTCATTGgctgtttctttcttttcaaggGCCTCTACAGTTTTCCTAAATTAACCACCAAACCTATTGGCTTGGTTCACTACACACAACATTGCCATATGTTTCTTATTATCAAGTATGCAGTCCTGCATAACCCTggctgtaactagctatgaggacaccaggTTTTGTCCTTGGTTGTTTGTTTTGCATCATAAATGCtgatgtaaaaattctggtaaagtacaaaagactccttcattttcgctgttggtttgccatgtaacatagatttggaggtggaacagtaaataccaagcagtcatacaaATACTGCCAGCTAGAGCTTGAAgcctaagtttgacctcggtagaatgtcagctctagtTATGGCGCTGTGCATAATCAATTTCTTTTGTGTGCTACTCTAATAAAATGTTcttgtagtaaaagcacagcgaaagcatagGTACAGCAAACagctgtaaagcacagaggcacagtaaagcatattacaaatcATCTAATATATTAAgcactgaatttagaaatactgaaagaaacaattcagtgacttcaattgaagaCATTGTCACAGACTGTCATTGAATTAAGAACATTTAACGACATGGCAAACaatggtaagctatggtaaatccATAGCTTAATCACGGAAAACACATGGGGGCCAAACTGCTAAATTACCGTGTTTGCTACATTATTCTATAGAGTAGCATCCTGTGCACTTTGACTTATTAGAAACCATACATTGTTGGCtcaccagtttgtttacattatcaAAGGCAGTTTgagctgcaggcacacaagcttcctccttCCTTGAAGCTTCACCACAGCTCTGAATTAAACAGCCACCCTCCAGCAGTATGAATGCCGTAGAAGCTCTGTTTGAGTTCAGGGAACCCAACACAAATGGAAACGAGGAAAAATGTGATTGAATATGCCTGTCATGCACTATATAGAGAGAGACTTTTCAGAGACTTCATGTGGGTTTTGAAAATCGAGATCATTCCAGATATTGCCTTCAAGAGCCCAACATAGCAGGCATTCAACCTGAACCCACTGACTGTGCGCTGTAACTGCATAAATAGAAAACGTAACATGGAACAATTAGGTGTCTGAAGGGGATATAAGTGTACCTTTAGTGTTGAATATcgtatgtatttttgtaaaatatcgGATTAGTTATGCGCATAACAACAATTACCAACTTTTAAAAATCTTACATGTAAAGCCAGCACCAGTCCAGCAGGGAGGACCATAAATGCCCCCAGAACGTTGTTTCATACAGACTAGTTTACTTTATGGTGAAGGAAGGAATTGATCAGCGTACTGCAGTAAATTGCTTCCGACTGAACTTGACCGATCCGGTAGTAGTAAGCATATGTTTTCGGAGAGACGGTGGAGGTGACCCGTCTGTCTGTAGGACACACCGAAAAAAACGAAACCGAGCTGGAGCGGGTCAGACCATAACGTCGCCATGGGAGCGCACCTCGTCCGCAGCTACGTGACCAATCCGGACACCGAACCGGACCCCTTGAAACCGGCCGGGTTTGCCCCCGATCTGGGATTTGCAGAGAGAAAAGAGCGAGGCAAGTGTACCGATCGTGGCTTTATTTTAAAGATCCGGGTGAAGTTGTTGTTGTTCACGAACAGCGACATGGCAGGTtctttaaaatacacaaaaaaacaataaaaggacGGAGCTTTTGGTAGCATGGTTGTAGTGCACCTTTCTGGAGTCATTTGTCTTATTATtgaatgttgtttgtttgttgttgtgtgGATATTAAAATACTGTCTGTATAGGTACCGCATTCGGTAAAACTAAACGTAATTAGAaggcacgttttttttttttttttaatgaaaaatgattttaaactATTATGTTTGGTACAACAATGATGAAGATATCTGTCAGAACTCAAGATACAGATGTGTAGGCCAGCTGGAAAATCTGTCATTGTGCTGCACCGGAAGCGAAATTATAGTGTGGTGGCAAGATGCGCTGATAATAAAGTCTTGGACATTTAGttaataatgttaaaataaatgcccagttagcactgtgtgtgtgtgtgtgtgtgtgtgtgtgtgtctcgttgcAGTGATGGTACCCATGCAGGAGCAGATGAATGAGGCTCagttaacactgtgtgtgtgtgtctcgttgcAGTGATGGTAGCCACACAGGAGCAGATGAATGAGGCTCagttaacactgtgtgtgtgtgtctcgttgcAGTGATGGTAGCCACACAGGAGCAGATGAATGAGGCTCagttaacactgtgtgtgtgtgtctcgttgcAGTGATGGTAGCCACACAGGAGCAGATGAATGAGGCTCAGTTGCCCGTCGAGCAGCGAGATTACTGCGCTCACCACCTCCTCAAACTAATGAAGTGCAAGAGAGACAACTGGCCCAACTTCCTAGCCTGCAAGCATGAGCGCCATGACTGGGATTACTGCGAGCACCAGGAGTAAGTCTCTCTGCACACCGGGCTGGGGGACTGGCTGCCCACGGTTCACATTACAAGATAATATGCAGTGTTTTTTGTGCATCTGGGTGTGATAGGAACACAAAGAGAAACTGAGCAGCTCagactgtgcaaaatgatttatgTTATGAGACACCCACCAGACACACAAGCTGTAACGTAACCCTTAAAGTGccgttgtcctcatttgaggaccgACTACTTCCATtttttttgagcatttttaactggcagcgacctgtcattttaattttctctaactgtattatgataacttactctaattgtaTTAACCgcaaaagtctaaatgtaatttatcaaattacataaacacAGGTTGcgttctgatttttttcaaagaaaaaaatatttggtacttaatgtgTTCATGTGAATCACAAAAATGAAGACCgttctttattgttttgttaatccTTTAAGGTGCAATGACaaggagttcagaagctgctattctgttttagttgcctgccatagacatatgaaacataggctagatcagctaaAGTGTCTTTGTTAGTAAACTCCATTGGcagatcactaaattacacagGCTGTTACTTCTGTAAAGACAATTTGGCTGATCTAACTTATGTTGCATGTATCTGTGGAGGGAAAGTGTGACTTGTGAACTCAGTAATTGCATTACAAACCACTGGGAGGGGTTTGAAGATgacagttttttatatatatatatatataaatataatttaagaaAACTGATTATCTAAAATTGTGCTACATATTTTTGCACAGTGCATTGAGAGGGCCAGAGTCTGTGAACTTTATTGTGACATGTGCATTCTGTTGATGTTGGCCAAGTCATGGTGAACTGCTATTTCATGATGCAGATGGTTCTGAGTTGTCTCTACAGCCATTGCAGCACAGATGTGTATTACAGACATGCTTTTTATtcatcattttgttttatttgtcaaTTGCCAGGATTTCAGTACATCATGTTTTGTACAGATGCCATCCTGTagaacataaaacacaatttgaAAGTTAAAGGAACAACACTCTTTATGTTTAATAGTGGTCCAtgagtaatttttatttttttttggtttttgataAGTTAATACGcgttgtgtagggtgtctcttataac
This genomic window contains:
- the LOC117402164 gene encoding NADH dehydrogenase [ubiquinone] 1 beta subcomplex subunit 7 produces the protein MGAHLVRSYVTNPDTEPDPLKPAGFAPDLGFAERKERVMVATQEQMNEAQLPVEQRDYCAHHLLKLMKCKRDNWPNFLACKHERHDWDYCEHQDYVMRMKEFERERRLLMRKKRIEEAEAA